A stretch of the Lusitaniella coriacea LEGE 07157 genome encodes the following:
- a CDS encoding LIC_10190 family membrane protein: protein MALLIFAWSFLLLISWTIGTSILNVVRADCFERRGDRAILAVWLGIMLLAIALLAVSLIAPLTPFVGSAIALVLVSIALRSRATRVEAISLYQSISQKHLFVFLGIAIFTAFFASQKVTIDDTGLYHFQVIQWLSKHGTVPGLALIHFTFGYPCSWLALAAPFNAGFLEGQAASLTGGFVFLILALQLSICLSHIFENRQKFEDWFFVATASLSFPILLGSGLVASPSPDVPTIGLTILTAWTIVVACNRRKNINNYLIPLILATAALTVKLSALCLFVTAFLFFILNSRHNLFHCLKGSAIVFLLILPMLGFGFIASGCPVFPVSLICFDFLPWSVGKETARRITQIIHDCSKWMCLPGAPQNVEGLNWLWYWIQFQKQTFFLIICSFTSLLGLFEFASLHRIKGDKFIAILGISGTLFVLYGNPFLRIGLGYFIVIPAFLLALFCHSRSRFRAIAVLVTSGTANSWIGFSHTYFAIFGLTLTLTLIVWFYSSKISNIAFLTFLLVTLLIVPVKLHITQPTTQLFLLLPPQFQPPTPISFVRKQVNDVEYLSPDREPHFFNPCWNAPLPCTPELTHNDIRLRNPERGIQKGFVRNSF, encoded by the coding sequence ATGGCTCTTTTAATTTTCGCTTGGTCATTTCTTCTTCTCATCAGTTGGACGATTGGAACGTCGATTTTGAATGTTGTTCGTGCAGACTGTTTTGAGAGAAGGGGAGATCGCGCGATTCTTGCGGTATGGTTGGGCATAATGCTCCTTGCCATCGCTTTACTCGCAGTGTCGTTAATTGCACCGTTAACGCCGTTCGTCGGGAGCGCGATCGCGCTCGTTTTAGTTAGTATAGCGTTACGATCGCGCGCCACACGAGTTGAGGCTATTTCTCTTTATCAATCGATTTCCCAAAAACATCTCTTCGTCTTCCTGGGAATAGCAATTTTTACAGCTTTTTTTGCCTCTCAAAAGGTCACCATTGATGACACTGGACTTTACCATTTTCAAGTTATTCAATGGCTTTCAAAACATGGTACAGTTCCCGGATTGGCACTCATTCATTTTACTTTTGGCTATCCTTGTTCTTGGTTAGCATTAGCAGCACCATTTAACGCCGGATTTCTTGAAGGGCAAGCGGCTTCACTGACTGGAGGTTTTGTCTTTTTAATACTGGCATTACAGCTATCGATCTGTTTGTCGCACATTTTTGAAAATCGTCAGAAATTTGAAGATTGGTTTTTTGTTGCAACAGCGAGCTTATCCTTTCCTATTTTGTTGGGTTCGGGGCTTGTTGCCTCTCCTTCTCCCGACGTACCAACGATTGGATTGACAATCCTTACAGCTTGGACAATTGTTGTTGCTTGCAATCGCAGGAAAAACATTAATAACTATTTGATTCCACTGATTTTAGCGACAGCGGCTCTTACGGTAAAACTCAGTGCGTTGTGCTTATTTGTAACTGCATTTTTATTCTTTATTTTAAATAGCCGACACAACCTTTTCCATTGTCTAAAAGGGAGTGCAATCGTTTTTCTTCTGATTTTGCCCATGCTGGGCTTTGGTTTTATAGCATCTGGCTGTCCTGTATTTCCCGTGTCTCTCATTTGCTTTGATTTTCTGCCGTGGTCTGTGGGAAAAGAAACCGCACGACGAATTACTCAAATCATTCACGATTGTTCTAAATGGATGTGTCTTCCGGGAGCGCCCCAAAATGTCGAAGGGTTAAATTGGCTGTGGTATTGGATTCAATTCCAAAAGCAGACATTTTTCTTGATTATCTGCTCGTTTACTTCGCTATTGGGGTTATTCGAGTTTGCCTCTTTGCATCGAATTAAGGGCGACAAATTTATTGCTATTTTAGGTATTTCAGGAACGCTTTTTGTTCTCTATGGCAATCCTTTCCTCAGAATTGGTTTGGGGTATTTTATTGTAATTCCTGCTTTCTTACTGGCTCTATTTTGTCACAGTCGTTCTCGCTTTCGCGCGATCGCGGTTTTAGTGACTTCGGGAACTGCGAATAGTTGGATTGGCTTTTCCCACACTTATTTTGCGATTTTTGGCTTGACCTTAACCCTAACTCTGATTGTCTGGTTTTACTCTTCCAAAATCTCTAATATTGCCTTCCTGACATTTCTCCTTGTCACCCTTCTCATCGTTCCGGTAAAACTCCACATCACACAGCCTACTACGCAACTATTTTTACTCTTACCGCCCCAATTCCAACCCCCAACGCCCATTTCATTTGTCCGCAAGCAAGTCAATGATGTAGAATATCTAAGCCCTGATCGGGAGCCGCATTTTTTCAATCCCTGTTGGAACGCACCACTGCCCTGTACGCCGGAACTCACTCACAACGATATCCGATTGCGCAATCCAGAACGTGGCATTCAAAAAGGATTTGTTCGTAACTCTTTTTAA
- a CDS encoding glycosyltransferase family 4 protein produces the protein MKILSLTNSPLDPSLGSGKTVLRWSQGLRDLGHEVEVYEPKDFQVLQGMRRGWKFRTAWGAWQFFKEKVRPQDYDLIEFYGDEFWLILRHLSSQKNRPLLVAHTNGLELLATERERKYNPPQSLRDRAYLEFAKQIHDRFSHIAFVNADVFVSICERDRHYMLDSGLYPREKTASIMPGLDVEYLSIPFTPERAHRVAYVGSWTQRKGLGQLCTVMGNLLSKYPNLTFDLYGTNTSPEIVIANFPSAIQKQITIHPRLPTQKIAEGLAKAKVFFFPSQYEGFGMAVAEAMACGCAAVTTPTGFGADLEDGEDALICDFEDIPAMERAIETLLNDEDLRSKIARNGYQRVQDLRWDLAVSKLERIYLDWLNVDSPRSNCPDTPA, from the coding sequence ATGAAAATTCTCTCCCTAACAAATTCTCCCTTAGACCCTAGTTTGGGTTCGGGAAAAACGGTCTTGCGATGGTCCCAAGGACTGAGAGATTTAGGTCATGAGGTCGAGGTTTACGAACCCAAGGATTTTCAAGTTTTGCAGGGGATGCGTCGCGGGTGGAAATTTCGCACGGCTTGGGGGGCATGGCAATTTTTCAAGGAAAAAGTACGCCCCCAAGATTACGATCTCATTGAGTTTTATGGGGATGAGTTTTGGTTGATTTTGCGGCATCTTTCTTCGCAGAAAAATCGCCCGTTGCTCGTGGCACACACGAATGGTTTAGAGTTGCTGGCAACGGAACGGGAACGGAAATATAATCCTCCTCAATCTCTGCGCGATCGCGCTTATCTAGAATTCGCCAAGCAAATTCATGACCGCTTTTCCCACATTGCTTTTGTTAACGCAGATGTCTTTGTCTCCATTTGCGAGCGCGATCGCCACTATATGTTAGACTCCGGGCTTTATCCTCGCGAAAAAACGGCTTCTATTATGCCGGGTTTAGATGTCGAATATTTATCAATTCCCTTTACTCCAGAACGAGCGCACCGTGTCGCTTATGTAGGATCTTGGACGCAACGAAAAGGTTTGGGACAACTTTGTACCGTGATGGGGAATCTTCTGAGCAAATATCCCAACCTCACCTTTGATTTATACGGAACCAATACATCGCCAGAAATTGTTATTGCCAATTTTCCCTCTGCTATCCAAAAACAAATTACAATTCACCCCCGTCTCCCCACCCAAAAAATTGCCGAAGGGTTAGCGAAAGCCAAGGTCTTCTTTTTTCCCTCCCAGTACGAAGGGTTTGGCATGGCGGTTGCAGAAGCAATGGCTTGTGGTTGTGCGGCTGTGACGACTCCTACGGGGTTTGGGGCGGATTTAGAGGATGGAGAGGATGCCCTCATTTGTGATTTTGAGGATATCCCGGCAATGGAACGGGCAATTGAAACCCTATTAAATGATGAGGATTTGCGTTCAAAAATTGCCCGCAATGGCTACCAAAGAGTGCAGGATTTGCGCTGGGATTTGGCGGTTAGCAAGTTGGAGAGAATTTATTTAGATTGGTTGAATGTCGATTCGCCTCGTTCAAATTGTCCCGACACTCCCGCCTGA
- a CDS encoding glycosyltransferase family 1 protein, whose translation MSIRLVQIVPTLPPEIDGLGDYALNLARQLRRDWEIETHFIVGNPNWVGEGEIEGFSCHCVVRRSPQGLLSQLPGDLPIFLHYSSYGYAKRGCPSWLVAGLERCEQPLIVMFHEVYTYDVGSPWTSSFWLSPWQKNLAKRLAHRSDRALTSKQSYAKLIQDLSGHRHKTIPVYPVFSNIGEPSSLLPLEARERHLILFGHRNTRSRVYQNYRPHLAQTCEGLDIERIYDIGVPTGLQLDSLNGTEILEMGVLPAEKISELMSRAIAGFLCFPPPEYLAKSGIFAAYCAHGLIPILTTGSPVPIDGLETGKHYGLADDKMEKLSLDVGRAIAKRARSWYQNHSLSVQANAIAEYLK comes from the coding sequence ATGTCGATTCGCCTCGTTCAAATTGTCCCGACACTCCCGCCTGAAATCGATGGTTTGGGGGATTATGCCCTTAATTTGGCGCGTCAGTTGCGTCGGGATTGGGAGATTGAAACGCACTTTATTGTCGGGAATCCCAATTGGGTAGGGGAGGGGGAGATTGAGGGTTTTTCTTGCCATTGCGTGGTGCGTCGTTCTCCTCAAGGGTTGCTGTCTCAATTGCCAGGAGATTTGCCGATTTTCCTCCATTATTCCAGCTATGGTTACGCCAAGCGGGGCTGTCCGAGTTGGTTGGTTGCGGGATTGGAGAGATGCGAACAGCCCTTGATTGTGATGTTCCACGAGGTTTATACCTATGACGTGGGTTCGCCGTGGACGAGTTCGTTTTGGCTGTCGCCGTGGCAAAAAAACTTAGCCAAACGCTTGGCACATCGGAGCGATCGCGCGCTGACCAGCAAACAAAGCTATGCTAAACTCATTCAGGATTTGAGCGGACATCGACACAAAACAATTCCCGTCTACCCCGTTTTCTCTAACATCGGCGAACCCTCATCTCTTTTGCCCTTAGAAGCACGAGAACGCCATTTAATCCTTTTTGGTCATCGCAACACGCGATCGCGCGTTTACCAGAATTATAGACCCCATTTAGCCCAAACTTGCGAAGGGTTGGACATCGAACGAATTTACGATATCGGCGTACCGACGGGGTTGCAACTCGATTCCCTCAACGGAACGGAAATTTTGGAAATGGGAGTTCTTCCCGCAGAAAAAATCAGCGAACTCATGAGTCGCGCGATCGCGGGATTCCTCTGTTTCCCTCCTCCAGAATACCTCGCTAAGTCCGGCATTTTTGCTGCCTATTGCGCCCACGGACTGATCCCCATCCTCACGACAGGAAGTCCAGTCCCCATCGACGGACTCGAAACGGGAAAACATTACGGGTTAGCCGATGATAAGATGGAAAAACTTTCCCTAGATGTTGGACGCGCGATCGCGAAACGCGCTCGCTCCTGGTATCAAAACCACAGTCTCTCCGTACAAGCAAATGCCATCGCCGAGTACTTAAAGTGA
- a CDS encoding glycosyltransferase, whose product MLKQLFKQRVFKFLIGGGVAAGFNLLAIYILIEKLGFDTPSLQNLANVIAIELSLILSFFIYRVWVWTGGIWTIKEILFKQLPVYHLAAGAAVLTRIFLIFPILNWLGINYSINTLVGVLFSATLNYILSDRLVFPSASQKQTIQSNAELHHPEGLAPALALRSPNPQPKPPESHQPIELFSLVIPAHNEEESIGNTLQYISQVLSLENIPYEILVVNDRSRDRTESILQTIVAQNPQIRYLNNYYPNGFGFAVRCGLENFRGDAVAIVMSDSSDSPENIIDYYRKLQEGYECVFGSRFIKGGKVIDYPIHKLWVNRLANQFVSTLFNLKYNDTTNAFKAYRREVIEGIFPLVSHHFNLTVEMPLKAIVRGYSHTIVPITWQNRKTGVSKLKLQEMGSRYLFIVLYILLEKLLSKGDYVRQNSDARLLQLNKNGQVIRENSAEISQN is encoded by the coding sequence ATGTTGAAGCAACTCTTCAAACAGCGCGTTTTCAAATTTCTAATTGGAGGTGGCGTTGCCGCAGGATTCAATCTACTGGCTATCTACATCCTAATTGAAAAATTGGGTTTTGATACTCCTTCTCTGCAAAATCTTGCAAATGTTATTGCCATCGAACTATCACTCATTCTCAGCTTCTTCATTTACCGAGTTTGGGTTTGGACGGGCGGAATTTGGACAATCAAAGAAATTTTATTCAAACAACTTCCAGTCTATCACCTCGCTGCGGGAGCTGCCGTTCTAACGCGCATCTTTTTAATTTTTCCCATTCTAAACTGGCTGGGAATTAACTACAGCATCAATACCCTAGTTGGGGTTTTATTCAGTGCAACCTTAAACTACATTCTTAGCGATCGTTTGGTCTTTCCTTCTGCTTCCCAAAAACAAACCATTCAATCGAATGCAGAACTCCATCATCCAGAAGGATTAGCCCCCGCACTTGCTCTTCGTTCTCCCAATCCTCAACCCAAACCGCCAGAAAGCCATCAACCCATCGAGTTATTTTCCCTTGTTATTCCCGCTCACAATGAAGAAGAAAGCATTGGAAATACGTTGCAATATATTAGCCAAGTTCTCTCGCTAGAAAACATTCCTTATGAGATTTTAGTTGTTAACGATCGTAGCCGCGATCGCACAGAGTCCATTCTCCAAACAATTGTGGCTCAAAATCCCCAAATTCGTTATCTCAATAACTACTACCCCAATGGTTTTGGATTCGCCGTTCGTTGCGGACTGGAAAACTTTAGGGGAGATGCAGTTGCAATTGTCATGTCCGACAGTTCTGACAGTCCTGAAAATATTATTGATTACTACAGAAAGCTTCAGGAAGGCTACGAATGCGTCTTTGGTTCTCGATTCATTAAAGGTGGAAAAGTCATCGACTATCCCATTCATAAACTCTGGGTCAATCGCCTCGCAAATCAATTTGTCTCAACGCTTTTTAATTTAAAATACAACGATACAACCAACGCTTTTAAAGCCTATCGCCGGGAAGTTATTGAAGGAATATTTCCTCTCGTTTCCCATCACTTTAACTTAACCGTAGAAATGCCCTTAAAAGCAATCGTTCGCGGCTATTCCCATACAATTGTTCCGATTACTTGGCAAAACCGAAAAACGGGCGTTTCCAAACTGAAATTACAGGAAATGGGCAGCCGTTATTTATTTATCGTTCTTTATATTCTTCTAGAAAAATTGCTGTCTAAAGGAGATTATGTTCGGCAAAACTCCGATGCAAGATTATTACAACTCAATAAAAATGGTCAAGTAATTCGAGAAAATAGCGCAGAAATAAGCCAAAATTAA
- the hpnA gene encoding hopanoid-associated sugar epimerase has protein sequence MAIRAFLTGGTGFIGANVARSLLNAGYEVRALVRPQSSWENLQGLEVEIVRGDLNDPELHRSLKGCRVLFHVAAHYSLWQADRAVLHQSNVLGTRNILAAARKARIERTVYTSSVAAIGVGEGGKVVDETYQSPPEKLVGYYKKSKYFAEQEALNAARLGQDVVIVNPSTPIGPWDIKPTPTGDIILRFLRRQMPAYVNTGLNFVDVRDVAQGHLLALEKGKTRDRYILGNQNLTLKALLDKLARITGLPAPRTTVPICLPLAVAWIDECLLAPLGKTPSVPLDGVRMSQHPMYYDAAKAVGELGLPQSEIDVALKDATNWFEQFVLHR, from the coding sequence ATGGCGATTCGAGCATTTTTAACAGGAGGAACCGGATTCATTGGCGCAAACGTCGCGCGATCCTTGCTCAATGCAGGATACGAAGTCCGCGCCCTCGTTCGCCCCCAAAGTTCTTGGGAGAATTTACAAGGGTTAGAAGTCGAAATTGTCCGAGGCGATCTCAACGATCCCGAACTCCACCGTTCCTTAAAAGGGTGTCGCGTTCTCTTCCACGTTGCCGCCCATTACTCCCTTTGGCAAGCAGACAGAGCCGTTTTGCACCAGTCTAATGTCTTGGGGACGCGCAACATCCTCGCGGCTGCTCGCAAAGCAAGAATCGAACGCACGGTTTACACCAGTTCCGTTGCAGCCATTGGCGTTGGGGAAGGGGGAAAAGTTGTTGATGAAACCTATCAAAGTCCCCCGGAAAAGCTGGTGGGCTATTACAAAAAATCCAAATATTTCGCCGAACAAGAAGCCCTAAACGCCGCTCGATTGGGGCAAGATGTGGTGATTGTCAACCCCAGTACGCCCATTGGTCCCTGGGACATCAAACCCACCCCTACCGGAGACATCATTCTGCGTTTCCTGCGCCGTCAGATGCCTGCTTACGTAAATACCGGTTTAAACTTCGTTGACGTGCGGGACGTGGCACAGGGGCATCTGTTAGCCTTAGAAAAAGGAAAAACGCGCGATCGTTACATCCTCGGCAACCAAAACCTCACCCTCAAGGCGCTACTCGACAAACTCGCTCGAATTACAGGATTGCCCGCTCCCCGAACCACTGTCCCCATCTGCCTTCCCTTAGCCGTTGCCTGGATTGATGAATGTCTCCTCGCCCCGTTGGGAAAAACCCCCTCAGTTCCCCTTGACGGGGTGCGAATGTCCCAACATCCCATGTATTACGACGCGGCAAAAGCCGTGGGCGAGCTGGGATTGCCTCAATCGGAGATCGATGTTGCCCTTAAGGATGCGACGAACTGGTTTGAACAATTTGTTTTGCATCGTTAA
- a CDS encoding two-partner secretion domain-containing protein, with translation MFNRNTRFLPATLLLALGLLSLPAQAQITSDGTTNTFVIPFGPAFAINGGATSGTNLFHSFSEFSVPTGRTALFNNNANIANIFARVTGSNLSNIDGILATQNPTNLFLLNPKGIIFGPNATLAIGGSFFASTAESIVFKDGIEFSAAQPNSALLSVNVPLGLQMGSNPGTIVNQSQTVFMGQTVGLATIAPQTTIGLVGGEVNLTGGGITSVGGRIEIGAIGSNGFVGLVPDAMGYRLNYDSTNAFANINLSQRAFLNSLSGSDIRLRGDIVHLAENSQIIAATNNALNGGNIDLIARQIKVDGGASTLTATTASGTAGRTTLRASESIEIKGLGYAKLLEANLRTLGGDVGFQNLESEIATFTTGSGNAGAIIIETASLSIKEGIRVIAGAIASGSNQPITISASEGFELVGSSVSNNTGIGSTGNGNNIVINTPQLSVRNGGFINTSSFGSGAGGGVAINAIDIELVDERPNIPPVGLIALTTIGSSAFGAGSSGDTRITTETLRIRGGAAVFAGSLAQENLNPGPSGNIIINASKLVEVAGISAGGVISSTISTTSYSNSSAGDISITTGELILRDSGEIKSETWGTAGGGNLSIQASEKIDISGAVFSPTTQKLERSNISVSAEFPGLDLGILTPSRNVSIPSTGNAGSLSITTSNLSVRDRGRVAVSSETAGNAGSLNLAVDTLRLEQDGAITGATAGGDGGQLSVQAQNGIILRDRSAITSSASPTAMGRSGDIRLSAGFLELTDSQIAANNLSSGGQGGSIDITTRNNLKLTRSGITSTTASGNGGDLNLQLGRILLMRDNSLISTTAGQAGAGGNGGNINIAAPFIVGVPNENSDITANAFTGNGGNIQITTQGIFGLEFRPQLTPQSDITASSQLGVNGTVTIDRLNVDPAQGLTELSVNLTDARDRVASNCAAIGESRFVVTGRGGLPTNPNRRLQSDRAWVDMRNLSEFREETTTVGQQVNAPITEANSWRVNEEGNVELVAVIPHAEPQTPNTNCAGTSPKTP, from the coding sequence ATGTTCAATCGAAACACGCGATTTCTTCCCGCAACTCTCCTTCTCGCCCTCGGACTCCTTTCACTTCCCGCTCAAGCCCAAATTACCTCAGACGGAACGACGAACACCTTCGTTATCCCATTTGGTCCTGCCTTCGCTATCAATGGCGGGGCAACGTCGGGGACTAACCTCTTCCACAGCTTCTCTGAGTTCTCCGTTCCCACGGGCAGAACTGCCTTGTTCAACAACAACGCTAACATCGCCAATATTTTTGCTCGCGTCACAGGAAGCAATCTTTCTAATATTGACGGCATTCTTGCCACCCAAAACCCGACCAACCTCTTCCTGCTCAACCCCAAGGGCATTATTTTCGGGCCCAACGCGACCCTTGCCATCGGCGGTTCCTTTTTCGCCAGCACTGCTGAGAGTATTGTTTTTAAGGATGGGATAGAATTCAGCGCCGCGCAACCCAACAGCGCTCTCCTCAGCGTCAATGTCCCCCTTGGCTTGCAGATGGGTTCCAATCCCGGAACAATCGTCAATCAATCCCAAACTGTCTTTATGGGTCAAACCGTAGGACTGGCAACCATCGCCCCCCAAACGACCATTGGCTTAGTGGGAGGAGAAGTCAATTTAACGGGAGGCGGCATCACATCTGTTGGGGGAAGAATTGAAATTGGAGCAATCGGAAGTAACGGTTTTGTGGGATTGGTTCCTGACGCGATGGGATACCGTTTGAACTACGACAGCACGAACGCCTTTGCCAATATCAATCTTTCTCAACGCGCCTTCCTCAATTCCCTAAGCGGCAGTGACATTCGACTTCGAGGAGATATCGTCCACCTCGCAGAAAACTCGCAAATTATCGCCGCCACAAACAATGCCCTCAATGGGGGAAATATTGACCTTATTGCCCGACAAATCAAAGTGGATGGGGGCGCAAGCACCTTAACCGCCACAACCGCAAGTGGAACGGCAGGCAGAACCACCCTTCGAGCCTCAGAATCCATCGAAATTAAGGGGTTGGGATATGCAAAATTGCTGGAAGCAAACCTCAGAACATTGGGGGGCGATGTCGGGTTTCAAAATCTAGAATCGGAAATTGCGACCTTCACCACCGGTAGCGGTAATGCTGGAGCCATAATCATAGAAACCGCATCCCTAAGTATTAAGGAGGGCATTAGAGTGATTGCGGGAGCAATCGCTAGCGGTTCGAATCAACCCATTACTATCTCAGCTTCCGAGGGATTTGAGCTTGTGGGTTCATCGGTCAGTAATAATACGGGGATTGGGTCTACGGGCAACGGAAACAATATTGTTATCAACACGCCTCAACTCTCCGTCCGGAATGGAGGGTTTATTAATACCTCCTCTTTTGGTTCCGGTGCGGGAGGCGGTGTTGCCATCAATGCCATCGATATTGAGCTAGTTGACGAGCGTCCGAACATTCCTCCTGTGGGACTAATTGCCCTCACAACGATCGGTTCTTCCGCTTTTGGGGCGGGTTCGTCGGGGGATACTCGCATTACCACTGAAACCTTGCGCATTCGCGGCGGGGCAGCCGTTTTTGCGGGGAGTCTGGCTCAGGAGAATTTGAATCCCGGCCCTAGCGGTAACATCATCATCAATGCCTCAAAGTTAGTTGAGGTTGCAGGAATCTCGGCGGGAGGAGTTATTAGTAGCACTATCAGTACGACAAGTTATTCTAATTCTTCGGCGGGAGACATTTCCATTACAACCGGAGAACTCATCTTGCGCGATAGCGGGGAAATTAAATCCGAAACCTGGGGAACGGCGGGGGGTGGCAACCTCTCTATCCAAGCTTCTGAAAAGATAGACATAAGCGGTGCTGTTTTTTCTCCGACAACCCAGAAACTCGAACGGAGCAATATTAGCGTGTCGGCTGAATTTCCCGGTTTAGATTTAGGGATATTAACGCCTTCAAGAAATGTGAGTATTCCATCAACGGGCAATGCTGGCTCTTTGAGCATTACAACATCTAATCTGTCTGTGCGCGATCGCGGTCGAGTCGCCGTCAGCAGCGAAACCGCTGGCAATGCAGGCAGTCTTAACCTTGCAGTTGACACTCTTCGCTTAGAACAAGATGGGGCAATTACAGGAGCAACGGCGGGAGGCGATGGCGGTCAACTTTCCGTTCAAGCTCAAAATGGGATTATTTTGCGCGATCGCAGTGCGATTACTTCTAGTGCCAGTCCCACCGCTATGGGTCGCAGTGGCGATATTCGATTGAGTGCGGGCTTTTTAGAGCTAACAGATTCTCAAATCGCAGCAAATAATCTTTCTTCTGGCGGTCAAGGTGGCAGCATTGATATTACGACTCGCAACAATTTAAAATTGACCCGCAGTGGCATCACTTCCACCACCGCTAGCGGGAACGGAGGAGATCTTAACCTCCAATTAGGCAGAATTCTTTTGATGCGAGACAACAGCCTGATCTCCACCACCGCAGGACAAGCAGGTGCAGGGGGCAACGGCGGAAATATCAATATTGCAGCACCTTTTATTGTGGGCGTTCCCAACGAAAATAGCGACATCACCGCTAACGCTTTTACAGGCAATGGCGGCAATATTCAAATTACGACTCAAGGGATTTTTGGCTTGGAGTTTCGCCCGCAATTAACCCCCCAAAGCGATATTACTGCCAGTTCTCAGCTCGGCGTGAATGGAACGGTGACGATCGATCGTTTGAATGTAGACCCTGCTCAAGGACTCACTGAGTTATCTGTCAATCTTACCGATGCGCGCGATCGCGTCGCCTCAAATTGTGCGGCAATTGGAGAGAGTCGCTTTGTCGTTACCGGACGGGGAGGACTCCCTACCAACCCCAATAGGCGGCTTCAGAGCGATCGCGCCTGGGTGGATATGCGAAATTTATCGGAGTTTCGAGAAGAGACGACAACAGTCGGACAACAGGTCAATGCGCCCATAACCGAAGCCAACAGTTGGCGCGTCAACGAAGAGGGAAATGTGGAATTAGTTGCTGTCATTCCCCACGCAGAACCTCAAACCCCTAACACTAACTGTGCCGGAACGAGCCCCAAAACTCCCTGA